In the genome of Fulvivirga maritima, one region contains:
- a CDS encoding DUF2062 domain-containing protein encodes MPTYNNDQTLEQVIESILPYTDDLIVVNDGATDNTANILGKFTGQIQGITHEENQGKGIALRNGFKYALEQGYEYAITIDSDGQHFADDFSSFLQEIDDNPNTLVIGARNMTQENVPGKSSFGNKFSNFWFWVDTGIKLTDTQSGFRLYPIKAMQGTRYITSRFEFEVEVIVKAAWRGIEVKNIPIKVHYEPGKKRISHFKPAKDFTRISILNTWFFILALIYYIPKRFILSLTRENIRKFLKKHLFNKEEPVRTKVFSIGFGVFMSIFPVWGYQMIIGVAISHLLKLNKALVLVAANISLPPFIPFIIFGSYKLGGLFMENPKNNLLFSSGISFENIKDNLFQYLVGAVVLSVIMGTFASVVTWLYFLIKGSNEHEKENSITSH; translated from the coding sequence ATGCCTACTTATAATAATGACCAAACACTGGAACAGGTCATTGAGAGCATATTACCTTATACTGATGATTTAATAGTGGTAAATGATGGAGCTACTGATAATACTGCTAACATTCTGGGAAAATTTACGGGGCAGATTCAAGGCATAACCCATGAAGAGAATCAGGGTAAAGGTATTGCTTTGCGCAATGGTTTTAAATATGCATTGGAGCAAGGCTATGAATATGCCATAACCATTGATAGCGACGGACAACATTTTGCTGATGATTTTTCTTCCTTTTTACAGGAAATAGATGATAATCCTAATACGCTGGTAATAGGAGCCAGAAATATGACACAGGAAAATGTGCCAGGCAAAAGTAGCTTTGGTAATAAGTTTTCTAATTTCTGGTTTTGGGTAGATACTGGTATCAAGCTTACAGACACTCAGTCTGGCTTTAGGCTTTATCCTATTAAAGCTATGCAAGGTACGCGTTACATTACTTCTCGTTTTGAGTTTGAAGTGGAGGTAATAGTAAAAGCAGCCTGGAGGGGAATTGAAGTGAAGAATATTCCTATTAAGGTCCATTATGAGCCAGGCAAGAAGCGTATTTCACACTTTAAACCAGCGAAAGATTTTACTAGAATAAGCATCTTAAACACCTGGTTTTTTATTCTGGCATTAATCTACTACATCCCTAAGCGTTTTATTCTATCGCTTACCAGAGAGAACATCAGGAAGTTTTTAAAAAAGCATTTGTTCAATAAAGAGGAGCCTGTTAGAACTAAAGTTTTTTCTATAGGTTTTGGAGTGTTTATGAGCATCTTTCCCGTTTGGGGTTATCAGATGATTATTGGGGTAGCGATATCTCATCTTTTAAAGTTGAATAAGGCTTTGGTTTTAGTTGCTGCTAATATTAGCTTGCCTCCTTTTATTCCTTTCATAATTTTTGGAAGCTATAAACTTGGTGGCCTTTTTATGGAAAACCCTAAAAATAATTTACTTTTTAGTTCAGGAATATCATTTGAGAATATAAAAGATAATTTGTTTCAATATTTAGTAGGAGCAGTAGTGCTTTCTGTTATTATGGGAACCTTTGCCAGTGTAGTAACCTGGTTATATTTTTTAATAAAAGGCTCTAATGAACATGAAAAGGAAAATTCTATTACATCTCACTGA
- a CDS encoding 1-acyl-sn-glycerol-3-phosphate acyltransferase, whose translation MIILGLAVFASMNIRMEENIINIMPKDEKVVEVNEVFEGIKINNRIVFHLYNADSTLTTPDSLVEVASLLADSLQSNYSEYFTEIKLEVPDQQLLDMYEYYYNNLPYYLLPQDYAHLDSTLSQEAINGSIERVYKQVLSSMGIASKFMIKDPLGITGRPLRRIQDNQMDSNFGLYQNHIVTKDRKHLVFFVVLSNPPNETSNNGKFIEGINQLQKSFQESHPQIVVDYFGPAAVAVANATRIKTDVFMTVGIAMAALFIFISLFYRNIGTFFIVVTPGLFGGIIAIAFLSIVRPAVSIISLAVGSVLLGITIDYALHFFTHYKKEKDLQKLFKDITTPLLMSSLTTSFAFFSLIFIRSSALQDLGIFAGVSVLASVCYTLVILPHVVSRLTIKEEDDSKMNLVERVVDRIANYPFYKRKWAISAFALLSVVSLFTWRQVTFESNMLELNYMPDHLQESQDRINTISNFTANNIYVAFRGANLDEVLQKNASLNKQLQELKEDRAILDFYSLNQIIPAPDLRRERLTQWNGFWLKHAEDSVMTHVNRAAKKFGFKESTFKSFDNLLNKNYDDISEEDRESILGLYGNEFIINERADRVSVLTSITLSIENKIAILSELEKIPGIIILDKSYLTSKLVALLQQDFGRLVNISLVVVFILILISYGRIELTLITFTPILLSWLWVLGLMGWLGLSFNIVNIIICTFIFGLGVDYSIFVMRGLTQKYAYGVYNLASYKKSIILSVVTTLLGIGVLALAKHPALQSIALLAIIGILSVVFITFTVEHLLYNIFILRRKKKGLVPFTLSAFLLSCFAFGCFLFGCLILFFASLLFRIPFASLKWRKRNFHKIIMFFSYFVMYAMGNIKKGIEGKEHMDYDHPSVIIANHHSFIDILVLLMLNPKVVMITNDWVYNSPLFGRSIRYADFIQASKGIESQMDKIKDLVADGYSIIVFPEGTRSRTADLGRFHKGAFFLAETLELDIQPVVLHGTHMAMPRGDDYYLRSGPVTIKFLPRIKHSDSSFGNGYRERAKAITKYFKSEYQLLREQQETIAYHKGNLIKNYLFKSPVIEWYIRVKYFLEGGYKLFDELVPKKGKVVDVGCGYGPMSYALGFSSPEREIFGIDYDDLKIRLANNCPVKPANIHFEVCDALNYEFSESDVYIISDVLHYLTSQEQKQLLENVERNLSAEGKIIIRDGDSSKRERHKGTVLTEIFSTGTGFNKTRNKLSYISSDMISDFAKANHLHLEIIDNSRRTSNTIFVLSRN comes from the coding sequence GTGATCATCCTTGGTCTTGCTGTTTTTGCTTCCATGAATATTCGCATGGAGGAGAACATCATTAATATAATGCCTAAAGATGAGAAAGTAGTAGAGGTTAATGAGGTCTTTGAGGGCATTAAGATTAACAATCGAATTGTATTTCATTTATATAATGCAGATAGTACTTTAACCACACCTGATTCATTGGTGGAGGTGGCTAGTTTATTAGCAGATTCATTACAGAGTAATTATTCAGAGTATTTTACAGAAATAAAATTAGAAGTGCCAGACCAGCAGTTGCTGGATATGTATGAGTATTACTACAATAATCTTCCTTATTACCTTCTTCCTCAGGATTATGCCCATCTTGACAGCACTTTATCTCAGGAGGCCATCAATGGTTCTATTGAGAGAGTATATAAGCAGGTACTTTCTTCTATGGGTATTGCTTCTAAGTTTATGATAAAAGATCCGCTGGGTATAACTGGCAGGCCACTCCGGCGGATACAGGATAATCAGATGGATAGTAACTTTGGCTTGTATCAGAATCATATTGTTACTAAAGATCGAAAGCACCTGGTTTTCTTTGTGGTGCTAAGTAATCCTCCTAATGAGACTTCTAATAATGGTAAATTCATTGAGGGTATCAATCAACTTCAGAAATCATTTCAAGAATCACACCCTCAAATAGTAGTTGATTATTTTGGACCTGCAGCGGTGGCTGTAGCCAATGCAACCAGAATTAAAACAGATGTTTTTATGACTGTAGGGATAGCTATGGCCGCTCTTTTTATATTCATATCGCTGTTTTATCGTAATATAGGTACCTTTTTTATAGTAGTTACACCTGGCCTTTTTGGAGGTATAATAGCTATAGCATTTTTAAGCATTGTTCGGCCTGCGGTTTCTATTATTTCTTTAGCAGTAGGCTCTGTGCTTTTGGGTATAACCATTGACTATGCTCTACACTTTTTTACTCATTATAAGAAGGAAAAGGATCTTCAAAAGCTTTTTAAAGATATTACCACTCCGCTGCTAATGAGTAGTCTCACTACTTCATTTGCCTTCTTTTCTTTGATTTTCATACGGTCTTCAGCACTTCAGGATCTAGGCATTTTTGCCGGCGTTAGTGTGTTGGCCTCTGTGTGTTATACTTTAGTTATTTTACCTCATGTGGTGAGCAGGCTCACTATTAAAGAGGAAGATGATAGTAAAATGAACCTGGTGGAACGAGTGGTAGATAGAATAGCCAATTACCCGTTTTATAAAAGAAAATGGGCGATAAGCGCTTTTGCTCTACTATCTGTGGTAAGCTTGTTCACCTGGCGGCAGGTTACTTTTGAAAGTAATATGCTGGAGCTAAATTATATGCCTGATCATCTGCAGGAAAGCCAGGATCGAATAAATACAATATCTAATTTTACTGCAAATAATATTTATGTAGCATTTAGAGGGGCTAATCTTGATGAGGTACTACAAAAGAATGCTAGCCTGAATAAACAGTTACAGGAGCTGAAAGAAGATAGAGCCATTTTAGATTTTTACTCGTTAAACCAAATTATTCCAGCCCCTGACTTGAGAAGAGAAAGGCTTACTCAGTGGAATGGTTTCTGGCTAAAGCATGCTGAAGACAGTGTAATGACTCATGTCAATAGAGCGGCTAAGAAATTTGGTTTTAAAGAAAGTACCTTCAAGTCATTCGATAATTTGCTGAATAAAAATTATGATGATATTTCAGAGGAAGATAGAGAATCTATATTGGGTTTATATGGCAATGAATTCATTATAAATGAAAGGGCCGATCGTGTTTCAGTACTTACTTCTATAACACTGAGTATAGAAAATAAAATAGCCATACTTAGCGAATTAGAGAAGATACCTGGTATTATCATTCTTGATAAGTCATACCTTACCAGCAAGTTAGTGGCATTATTGCAACAGGACTTTGGGAGGTTGGTGAATATCTCGCTTGTGGTGGTTTTTATACTCATATTAATAAGCTATGGCCGTATAGAGCTTACTTTAATTACCTTCACACCAATACTTTTGAGCTGGTTATGGGTGCTAGGACTTATGGGGTGGCTAGGACTCAGCTTTAACATTGTAAACATAATCATTTGTACTTTCATATTTGGGCTGGGTGTAGATTACAGCATTTTTGTAATGCGTGGTTTAACTCAAAAATATGCTTATGGAGTATATAACCTGGCTTCATACAAGAAGTCCATCATTCTTTCCGTAGTAACTACACTGCTTGGGATTGGAGTTTTGGCGCTTGCTAAGCACCCTGCTTTGCAGTCAATAGCACTTTTAGCTATAATCGGCATTCTTTCCGTTGTCTTCATCACCTTCACTGTAGAACATTTACTCTATAATATTTTCATCCTTCGTAGAAAAAAGAAGGGCTTAGTGCCTTTTACTCTAAGTGCTTTTCTTCTTAGCTGTTTTGCTTTTGGGTGTTTTCTATTCGGGTGCCTGATATTATTTTTTGCCAGCCTATTATTTAGAATACCCTTTGCCTCTTTAAAATGGAGAAAGAGGAATTTCCATAAAATCATCATGTTTTTTTCGTATTTCGTGATGTATGCTATGGGCAACATAAAGAAGGGAATAGAAGGGAAAGAGCATATGGATTATGACCATCCTTCGGTAATAATAGCTAACCACCATTCTTTTATAGATATTTTAGTATTACTGATGCTGAACCCCAAAGTGGTAATGATTACCAATGATTGGGTTTATAATTCTCCGCTTTTCGGCAGATCTATCCGTTATGCAGACTTTATACAAGCCTCTAAAGGTATAGAAAGCCAGATGGATAAGATAAAGGATTTGGTAGCAGATGGATACTCCATTATTGTTTTCCCAGAAGGTACCAGAAGTAGAACTGCGGACTTAGGTCGTTTTCATAAAGGAGCTTTTTTCTTAGCCGAAACTTTGGAGCTGGATATTCAGCCTGTGGTGCTACATGGCACCCATATGGCTATGCCTAGAGGAGATGATTATTATTTAAGAAGTGGCCCCGTTACTATTAAATTTTTGCCAAGAATAAAGCACTCTGATAGTTCATTTGGGAACGGCTATAGAGAGAGAGCTAAGGCTATAACTAAATACTTTAAATCTGAATACCAATTATTGAGAGAGCAGCAGGAAACTATTGCTTACCATAAGGGGAACCTGATTAAAAATTATTTATTCAAAAGCCCTGTTATAGAGTGGTACATAAGAGTAAAGTACTTTCTGGAAGGTGGTTATAAACTTTTTGATGAACTGGTGCCAAAAAAAGGCAAGGTGGTAGATGTAGGTTGTGGTTATGGGCCAATGTCATATGCGCTGGGCTTCAGCAGTCCGGAGCGTGAAATTTTCGGTATTGATTACGATGATCTGAAAATACGGTTGGCCAACAACTGTCCTGTAAAACCTGCTAATATTCATTTTGAGGTGTGTGATGCACTTAATTATGAGTTTAGTGAGTCTGATGTTTATATTATTAGCGATGTATTGCATTATTTAACATCTCAGGAACAGAAACAGCTGTTAGAAAATGTAGAACGCAACCTCAGTGCAGAAGGTAAGATTATTATTAGAGATGGAGATAGTTCCAAGCGAGAAAGGCATAAAGGAACGGTACTAACAGAAATTTTTTCTACCGGAACAGGGTTCAATAAAACAAGGAATAAGCTTTCATACATTTCATCTGATATGATTTCAGATTTTGCTAAGGCTAATCATTTACATTTAGAAATAATAGATAACAGCAGGAGAACCTCAAATACCATCTTTGTGTTAAGCAGAAATTAG
- a CDS encoding LolA family protein — MYKLVIGLLLVSVTALHAQNEEFAAMKNIEPFKKGISEMAQSTTSIKASFRQEKYLSILSEAVVSSGEMYFKKPGKLKWAYTNPYNYAIVLNGEEIKINDEGKVNSFAINNSKVFKEVNDLIIKSVQGDVLQEDRFDIVFKESKNLYLAQLTPINKNIKDYITHIDVYFEKDDFSVNKLQLFESEEDYTLITFQKKQFNVSIPDNEFSFQ; from the coding sequence ATGTATAAGTTAGTTATTGGTTTGTTGCTTGTTTCTGTTACAGCATTACATGCGCAGAATGAAGAGTTTGCAGCCATGAAAAATATAGAACCTTTCAAAAAGGGAATTAGTGAGATGGCCCAGAGCACTACCTCTATTAAGGCGTCTTTCAGACAGGAAAAATATTTAAGTATTCTTTCAGAGGCAGTGGTTTCTTCAGGAGAGATGTACTTTAAAAAGCCAGGAAAGCTCAAGTGGGCCTATACAAATCCTTATAATTATGCCATAGTTCTTAATGGCGAAGAAATAAAAATTAATGACGAAGGAAAGGTAAATTCTTTTGCTATCAATAATAGTAAAGTATTTAAAGAAGTTAATGACCTGATAATTAAGAGCGTTCAGGGAGATGTGCTTCAAGAAGATCGGTTCGATATAGTTTTTAAAGAGAGCAAGAATTTATACCTTGCGCAACTTACTCCAATTAATAAGAACATTAAAGACTATATCACTCACATAGATGTATATTTTGAAAAGGATGATTTCAGTGTAAATAAACTTCAGCTTTTTGAATCTGAAGAAGACTATACTTTGATCACATTTCAGAAAAAACAATTTAATGTGAGTATTCCTGACAATGAATTTTCTTTCCAGTAA
- a CDS encoding YdcF family protein: MIKKFFKYKVVRIILWLHVAAIVIIAGLILYLTHFTDKAYKAGIEQAPYDAIIVPGYPYTGSWHDIMKTRVYWAAHLWETGVTKHIIFSGGAVYSPYVESVIMKQYAKELGVPAEVIFTEMEAEHSTENLFYSYQIALKQGFEKVALATDPVQSFFLNQYADNKAYNLGYLPIQYNTIEAKELKDFTIDDKVAFIENFEALPDRESFWTRMEGTLGGNIEYLEVDPR, translated from the coding sequence ATGATTAAAAAGTTTTTCAAATATAAAGTAGTAAGAATTATTCTATGGTTGCACGTAGCAGCCATAGTGATCATTGCCGGGCTTATTCTTTATTTGACTCATTTTACTGATAAAGCATATAAAGCTGGAATTGAACAGGCACCTTATGATGCTATTATAGTTCCTGGTTATCCTTACACAGGCTCATGGCATGATATTATGAAAACCCGTGTATACTGGGCAGCTCACCTTTGGGAGACTGGCGTAACAAAGCATATTATATTTTCTGGTGGAGCAGTATATTCCCCTTACGTAGAAAGTGTAATAATGAAGCAATATGCAAAGGAGCTGGGAGTTCCAGCGGAGGTTATTTTTACTGAAATGGAAGCTGAACATAGCACTGAAAATCTCTTTTATTCTTATCAGATAGCACTCAAACAAGGATTTGAAAAAGTGGCACTAGCTACAGATCCTGTTCAGTCATTTTTTTTAAACCAATATGCTGATAATAAAGCCTATAATTTAGGTTATTTGCCTATCCAATATAATACAATTGAAGCCAAAGAGCTCAAAGATTTCACAATTGATGACAAAGTGGCCTTTATTGAAAATTTTGAGGCCCTGCCTGATAGAGAAAGTTTCTGGACTCGCATGGAAGGAACTTTAGGAGGAAATATTGAGTATTTGGAGGTAGATCCGAGATAG
- a CDS encoding phytoene desaturase family protein, which yields MEKFDIIIIGSGLGGLECGTILSREGYKILVLEKNKQIGGNLQIFSRNKRIFDTGIHYIGGLDEGQNLNRYFKYLGIMDDLKLKKMDEDGFDIVSFEGDEQEYKYAQGYDKFIDTMTSYFPEEREGIIRYCDKIKEVCAHFPMYGVQPMRNAPGSAAYLDVNARDFINSCTSNKRLQQVLAGTNVLYAGEGDETPLYVHALVINSYIESSYKCIDGGAQLARLLSKQIRDAGGKIVKRAKATGFGFSGDKIEYVELEDGRKYYADTFISNIHPTLTLDMIEEGRIRKAYRKRVTSLENSVSVFIVFIVPKKGTIENFNYNYYHYIDHDVWGSAHYEKEEWPKSYALFSGASSRDEKYAESLIVMSYMNFEDTEKWSDSYNIVSKESYRGDDYEQFKKEKAELLIDELEKKFPGIRNNIEAYYTSTPLTNRDYIGTKDGALYGIKKDYKNPMKSFISPKTKVPNLLLTGQNLNMHGVLGVTIGAITTCSEILGHQELMKKIAESTAALQDG from the coding sequence ATGGAGAAATTTGATATCATAATAATAGGGAGTGGGCTTGGAGGCTTAGAATGTGGTACCATACTTAGTAGAGAAGGGTATAAGATTTTAGTGCTCGAAAAGAACAAGCAGATCGGGGGTAACTTACAGATTTTCTCTAGAAATAAGCGAATTTTTGATACCGGTATTCATTATATAGGCGGGCTTGATGAAGGCCAGAACCTTAACAGGTATTTTAAGTACCTGGGAATTATGGATGACCTCAAGCTAAAAAAGATGGATGAAGATGGCTTTGATATTGTATCTTTTGAGGGCGATGAGCAGGAGTACAAATATGCTCAGGGCTATGATAAGTTTATAGATACGATGACCAGCTACTTTCCTGAAGAAAGGGAAGGGATAATAAGGTATTGTGATAAAATAAAAGAGGTCTGTGCTCATTTCCCCATGTATGGCGTACAACCTATGAGAAATGCTCCGGGAAGTGCCGCCTATCTGGATGTTAACGCTCGGGATTTCATTAACTCATGTACTAGTAATAAGAGGTTACAGCAGGTATTAGCAGGTACCAATGTTCTGTATGCGGGTGAAGGAGATGAAACACCTTTGTACGTACACGCCTTGGTGATCAACTCTTATATAGAAAGTTCTTATAAATGCATTGATGGTGGGGCTCAATTAGCTCGCTTATTATCAAAACAAATAAGAGATGCAGGCGGAAAGATTGTGAAGCGAGCTAAAGCAACAGGGTTTGGCTTTTCAGGAGATAAAATAGAATATGTGGAGTTAGAAGATGGTAGAAAGTATTATGCAGATACTTTCATTTCTAATATTCATCCTACGCTTACCCTGGATATGATAGAAGAAGGCAGAATAAGAAAAGCTTACCGAAAAAGAGTAACTAGTCTGGAAAATTCTGTTTCTGTGTTTATTGTATTCATCGTTCCTAAAAAGGGTACTATAGAGAATTTTAACTATAACTATTACCACTACATAGATCATGACGTTTGGGGCAGTGCGCATTATGAAAAAGAAGAGTGGCCCAAAAGCTATGCTCTTTTTTCAGGAGCCTCAAGCAGAGATGAAAAGTATGCCGAGAGCTTAATAGTAATGTCATACATGAACTTTGAAGACACAGAAAAATGGTCTGATAGCTATAATATTGTTTCAAAGGAATCATACAGAGGCGATGATTATGAACAGTTCAAAAAGGAAAAGGCAGAATTACTGATTGATGAATTAGAAAAGAAATTTCCAGGTATAAGAAATAACATTGAAGCCTATTACACCTCTACGCCACTTACTAACCGAGATTACATAGGTACCAAAGACGGAGCGCTTTATGGTATTAAAAAGGATTACAAAAACCCGATGAAATCTTTCATATCTCCCAAAACTAAGGTTCCTAACTTGTTGTTAACAGGTCAGAACCTAAATATGCATGGTGTCTTGGGAGTAACAATAGGAGCAATAACCACTTGTTCAGAAATCTTAGGGCATCAGGAGCTTATGAAGAAAATAGCAGAAAGTACCGCAGCCTTACAAGATGGATGA
- a CDS encoding polysaccharide deacetylase family protein, translating into MSKFQKLRIVFIITLILLVACDYFLFFIPWWGYLIPISFFIGSIAVGSSVLRFNFFVHSNNYSEGKQNKIALTFDDGPTEYTEEILSLLDQYEAKASFFVIGKKVEERPELVKKIFDAGHVVGNHSYSHHFFFSLFSKKRVISEIRKTNELIKNITGQDKTYFRPPYGVTNPSIAAALKEVEMPVIGWNIRSFDTATDDAKKVSAKVISMIKPGSVILLHDSLPHAAEILDEILQYSKRNNYKCVTVEEVFKLK; encoded by the coding sequence ATGAGTAAGTTTCAAAAGCTCCGGATAGTATTCATTATTACCCTGATCCTATTAGTAGCTTGTGACTATTTTTTGTTTTTTATTCCCTGGTGGGGATACCTAATACCTATCAGCTTTTTTATTGGTAGTATTGCAGTAGGGTCTTCCGTGCTGAGGTTTAATTTTTTTGTTCATAGTAATAACTACTCAGAAGGAAAGCAAAATAAAATAGCTTTAACTTTTGATGATGGACCAACCGAATACACTGAAGAAATATTATCCCTTTTAGATCAATATGAAGCCAAGGCTTCTTTTTTTGTAATTGGTAAAAAAGTAGAAGAGAGGCCTGAGTTAGTTAAAAAAATATTTGATGCTGGCCATGTGGTGGGTAATCATTCGTATTCACATCATTTTTTCTTTTCTCTGTTTTCTAAAAAAAGAGTTATATCAGAAATAAGGAAAACTAATGAGCTGATAAAGAACATCACAGGTCAAGATAAAACTTATTTCCGTCCGCCTTATGGTGTTACCAATCCTTCGATTGCGGCTGCACTAAAGGAGGTAGAAATGCCGGTAATTGGTTGGAATATCAGATCTTTTGATACCGCCACAGACGATGCAAAAAAGGTGTCGGCTAAAGTAATTTCTATGATTAAACCCGGGAGCGTTATACTTTTGCATGATAGTCTGCCCCATGCGGCTGAAATTTTGGACGAAATTTTGCAGTATAGCAAAAGAAATAATTATAAATGTGTGACCGTAGAGGAGGTCTTTAAGCTTAAGTAG
- a CDS encoding C45 family autoproteolytic acyltransferase/hydolase, with protein sequence MKKKLLIIFTVLVVICVALVTVYYLMVKINPPVEEDELPEISIVRNTGDYYQTSDSSWIQKNDQGLWELYVHGGPLQRGVAFGELCKPLQKEKEAAFVGEIKNRVPSESYLNFLKYLVGWFNRDLDEYVPEEYLKEIYASSQYMPDAYDYIAPKFQRALSYHAAHDIGHALQNMNLVGCTAFAVKGDKTANGKLLLGRNFDFYFGEDFAKDRMVAFYNPDKGYKFMSVTWACFSGVVSGMNEKGLTITLNSDKSAIPSKGKTPVSLMAREILQYASNIEEAYDIAQSYETFVAESFLIGSKEDGRAAVIEKTPETTAIYDEKDNDLVVTNHYQSDALKDDPLNQEYLAEGVSDYRYERVQELLDSLSPLTPEKAAFLLRNKEGLGGEFIGLANEKAVNQLIAHHSIIFSPEDMMVWVSAPPYQLGKYAAYDLEEIFNNEDDDIHFTYTDSASIDQDPFYSSGAYNEFKDFILIKDRIQQNLAKGDGNTITEQDQQKFIASNPKGYLTYYYLGDYNKSLELWSKAKKYYNIALQLEIARKSERDHILEGIKECEAHLN encoded by the coding sequence ATGAAGAAAAAGCTTTTAATAATATTCACTGTACTGGTAGTCATTTGTGTAGCACTAGTTACAGTTTACTACCTGATGGTAAAGATTAATCCACCGGTAGAAGAAGATGAATTACCCGAAATATCTATAGTAAGAAATACGGGTGACTATTACCAAACCTCAGACAGTAGCTGGATACAAAAAAATGACCAGGGTTTATGGGAACTCTATGTGCACGGAGGCCCATTACAAAGAGGAGTAGCCTTTGGAGAACTTTGTAAACCATTACAAAAAGAAAAGGAAGCGGCCTTTGTAGGTGAAATAAAAAACAGGGTGCCATCAGAGTCTTATTTAAACTTTTTGAAATATTTGGTGGGTTGGTTTAACCGTGACTTAGATGAGTATGTGCCTGAAGAATATCTAAAAGAAATCTATGCATCTTCTCAGTACATGCCTGATGCCTACGATTATATTGCTCCTAAATTTCAAAGGGCTTTAAGTTATCATGCGGCTCATGATATTGGTCATGCCTTGCAAAACATGAACTTGGTAGGTTGTACGGCCTTTGCCGTAAAAGGAGATAAAACGGCTAACGGAAAGCTATTATTAGGAAGAAACTTTGACTTTTACTTTGGTGAAGACTTCGCTAAAGATAGAATGGTGGCCTTTTATAATCCTGATAAGGGCTATAAATTCATGTCTGTAACCTGGGCTTGTTTTAGTGGAGTGGTTTCCGGAATGAACGAGAAAGGGTTAACCATTACGCTTAACTCAGACAAGTCGGCCATTCCATCTAAAGGTAAAACGCCGGTATCCTTAATGGCAAGAGAAATATTACAGTATGCTTCTAATATCGAGGAGGCTTATGATATTGCCCAGTCTTATGAAACCTTTGTAGCAGAATCTTTTTTAATAGGTTCTAAAGAAGACGGTAGAGCGGCAGTTATAGAGAAGACGCCAGAAACTACCGCTATTTATGATGAAAAGGATAATGATTTAGTAGTCACTAACCATTATCAGAGTGATGCTTTGAAAGATGATCCTTTAAATCAGGAGTATCTTGCAGAAGGAGTATCTGATTATCGATACGAGCGTGTACAAGAGCTATTGGATTCGCTCTCTCCACTCACACCTGAAAAGGCCGCTTTTTTACTGAGAAATAAAGAAGGACTTGGTGGAGAGTTTATTGGTTTAGCTAATGAAAAGGCCGTTAATCAGCTCATTGCTCATCATTCTATCATTTTCTCTCCTGAGGATATGATGGTTTGGGTTTCTGCACCGCCTTATCAATTGGGTAAATATGCTGCGTACGATTTAGAGGAGATATTTAATAATGAAGATGATGATATACATTTCACTTATACTGATTCAGCCAGTATAGATCAGGATCCATTTTATTCTTCAGGAGCTTATAATGAATTTAAAGACTTTATTTTAATTAAGGATCGTATACAACAAAACCTGGCAAAGGGCGATGGAAACACCATTACAGAGCAAGATCAGCAAAAATTTATAGCGTCTAACCCTAAAGGATATTTAACTTACTATTACTTGGGAGACTATAATAAAAGCCTGGAGTTGTGGAGTAAAGCAAAAAAATATTATAATATTGCCCTGCAGTTAGAAATTGCCAGAAAGAGTGAAAGAGATCATATCCTGGAAGGAATAAAGGAATGTGAAGCTCATTTAAATTAA